The stretch of DNA CTGTTGTGACCGAATGGGAAACGACTACACCGTTAAGGGAGACAACCGCAATATCCGTTGTTCCTCCGCCTATGTCTATTACCATGTTTCCCGAAGGTTTCGAGATATCGACCCCTGCCCCGAGAAGAGCAGCGATAGGTTCTTGAATAAGATAGACCTTTCTGGCACCGGCACTTACTGCAGCTTCAATAACTGCACGTCCTTCTATGTCGGTGATGAATGAAGGAACACAGATAACTATTCTCGGTCTCAGCGGCTGGCTGCCCAGAACTCTGAGAATAAATGTCTTTATCATGTATTCAGCCATGCCGTCATCGGAAATAACTCCGTCGGCAAGCGGCCTTACTATTTTGATATAATCAGGAGTCCTGCCTATCATGTTATAGGCTTCAAGACCAACTGCCACGACTTCCTTACGATACATGTGGTATGCCACAACAGAAGGCTCACTGAGTACAACACCGGCATTGTCTCTTGTAATGACGATGTTGGTCGTGCCAAGGTCTATTCCTATATCCACTTTTCAGTTCCTCCTTTACCGAAGTTTTGTACCGGCTGCGACTGCTGCAAAAACAGTCTCCGCTCCGGAATTTTTCAGAAGCCGCGCACATCGGTTTATGGTGCTTCCTGTTGTTATTACATCGTCACAGATGATTATCCTCTTTCCTGTAAGATCAGTTTCCCTTATCTTAATGGCGGAAATATTCTTCATTCGCTGCGACTTGTTCAGATAATGCTGTGAAGAGTCAGTATCCTGCTTAATGAGAACATCAGTCACAAGCGGAATATCAAGTGCTGACGCTATCTCACCGGCTATTATTTCAGCCTGATTGAAACCGCGTTTCCGGAATGATGTCGGCGACATCGGAACAGGCATGACCATATCAAACTGCAGTTCTGACATTTCATTTTTCAGAATGCCTGCAATAAGTTTTCCTGTGTACTCACCGAAATTTTTGTTGTTTCCGCGTTTTAGTGAAAGAACGCCTTCCTTTACCAGATTTTCGTACCTTAAAGGGACCAGGGCTCTGTCGTAGAAATTATCCTCAGAACACATACATGGTTCCCTGCCGCATACAGGGCACGCCTTTTCATACACGGTCTCAATGGAACTGTGACATTTTCCGCAGATCAGTTTGTCCCATCTTATGAAACCGTCGCAGCACGGACATCTGTTAGGAAAAAACAGATCAGTCAGGAAGCGCGACGCTGTGTTCATTGGTTATCTCACTTTCAAGCATTTCTTTCAGACAGGTGTAACGGTATGTCTTGCGTGCATTGTCCACCATCTGGCAGAGCTTTTTCTGTGATCCTACAACAATAAGCATTTTCTTTGCACGCGTAACTGCAGTATAGAGAAGATTACGGTAGTAAAGCTTTTCGAAACCGCCGAGTACCGGAAGTATGACAATATCAAACTCGCTGCCCTGGCTCTTGTGCACCGTAATGGCATAGGCAAGTTCGATCTGTTCGAGGAGTTCAAACGTGTAGGTGCATATTCTGCCGTCAAAGTCAATGACCGCAATCCTGTCGGCCTTGTTAATGGCTTTTATGGTGCCTATGTCACCGTTGAAGATACCTGTTCCGTGTTCACTGTCACGGCTCCATTCGATATCATAGTTGTTTCTGGTCTGCATTACCTTGTCACCGCAGCGGAAGGTGTAGACCATGTTTTTTACTTCTGTCCTGTCTTTTGCGGAAGGATTGAGCTTCTGCTGAAGGCGCTTGTTGAGCTCAATTACTCCGAGAGTTCCTTTTCTTGAAGGACAAAGAATCTGAATATCTTCAACCGGGGAGATGCCGTACGCCTTCGGAAGTCTGGTGCTGCAGAGATCTGTCACGAAAGCGGATGCCTCCTCGAAGGAAAGGCGCTGGAAAAAGAAGAAATCATTGTTCTTCTGGGTCAGATCAGGATATTCACCGTTTATGATCCTGTGCGCGTTTGTGATTATACAGCTTTTCTGCGCCTGCCGGAAGATCTCCTTAAGCTCGACGACCGGTATTCTGTGACTGT from Ruminococcus sp. HUN007 encodes:
- a CDS encoding rod shape-determining protein, translated to MDIGIDLGTTNIVITRDNAGVVLSEPSVVAYHMYRKEVVAVGLEAYNMIGRTPDYIKIVRPLADGVISDDGMAEYMIKTFILRVLGSQPLRPRIVICVPSFITDIEGRAVIEAAVSAGARKVYLIQEPIAALLGAGVDISKPSGNMVIDIGGGTTDIAVVSLNGVVVSHSVTTAGNKFDQAVMKYLAARYKVNVGERTAENAKMNISNLYDPGISRKMTIGGKNIYTGMPESVEISELDLHLAVEEHLADITEAIRHVFEQTPPELIADIYDNGIVLTGGGAHLGRLDLFICSETGIKCRIAENADHCVARGTALVYRNMDTLRDGFEYVPVYK
- a CDS encoding phosphoribosyltransferase family protein, with amino-acid sequence MNTASRFLTDLFFPNRCPCCDGFIRWDKLICGKCHSSIETVYEKACPVCGREPCMCSEDNFYDRALVPLRYENLVKEGVLSLKRGNNKNFGEYTGKLIAGILKNEMSELQFDMVMPVPMSPTSFRKRGFNQAEIIAGEIASALDIPLVTDVLIKQDTDSSQHYLNKSQRMKNISAIKIRETDLTGKRIIICDDVITTGSTINRCARLLKNSGAETVFAAVAAGTKLR